A window of Roseiflexus castenholzii DSM 13941 genomic DNA:
TGTACGAAGCGCACAATCAGCGTGGGCAGGTGCGCCTCGAATTCGGGCAACCGGTCGAGTCGGCGGTCGAAGTCGATCTCCTGGAGCGCGAGACCGGACCGGTAACCGTGGACGGGCGGACGGTGCGGTGCAACGTGCGCCCATTCGAAATCAAAACCATTCGCGTGCGTTTGAAACCGCCGTTGTAGTAGGGACAGGTCTGAGACCTGTCCCGGAAAGGACAGGGCTGAGACCGGTCCCGGAAAGGACAGGGCTGAGACCGGTCCCGGAAAGGACAGGGCTGAGACCGGTCCCGGAAAGGACAGGGCTGAGACCTGCCCCGGAAAGGAAAGGGCTGAGACCTGCCCCGGAAAGGAAAGGGCTGAGACCTGCCCCGGAAAGGACAGGGCTGAGACCGGTCCCGGAAAGGACAGGGCTGAGACCTGCCCCGGAAAGGAAAGGGCTGAGACCTGCCCCGGAAAGGACAGGGCTGAGACCGGTCCCGGAAAGGACAGGGCTGAGACCGGTCCCGGAAAGGACAGGGCTGAGACCGGTCCCGGAAAGGACAGGGCTGAGACCGGTCCCGGAAAGGACAGGGCTGAGACCGGTCCTGGAAAGGACAGGGCTGAGACCGGTCCCGGAAAGGACAGGGCTGAGACCTGCCCCCACAGGTCTGAGACCTGCCCCGATGACCCCGACGACGACAACGTCAACGTTGACCATGGTCCTGCCCGATATGGTCGCCCTGCCCCATTTCGCACACCCGACGATCAACCCGCCGGTGCGTCACCCGGCGGCGGTGACGGTCATCATCGAGAGAGACGATATGAAAACCCATCCATTAACCGCCCTTCAGGTCATCGGCGTGCGCTATCGCGGCAGCACACCTGCCGAAAACGACGAGCGCGCGCTCGACGCTTATGCTGCCTCCGGCGTCTACCACGCCGCCAGTGTGCCGACGACGATCAGCGAACCACGGATGCCGGCAACACAGCGTCGCATTGACGAACCATCGAACCTGGGTTGGATCTGTCGCGCTATCGCCGATGATGTTGCCGCGGCGCACGCGCGTGGGCGCGCGCCGCTGATCGTCGGCGGCGACTGCACCCACGCCGTTGGCGTCGTCGCCGGGCTGCAACGCTCCCACGGACCGAATGCGCGCATCGGGTTGGTCTGGTTCGATGCGCACGGCGACTACAACACGCCACGCACAACCCTCTCCGGGATGCTGGGCGGTATGCCGGTGGCAGTGTGCGCCGGACTGGCGCTGCCGCAGTGGCGCGACCTAGCGGGGATGCAGGCGCCATTGCCGACCGACCGCATCATGCTGGTCGATGCGCGTAACCTCGACCCGCCCGAAGAGCAGTTGATCCGCGCCACCGAAACCGCTATCGCCGATGTCAACGATTTCGCCGGTCCTCTGGCATCGCTCGCGGCTGCTTGCGACGTGCTCTACCTGCACGTTGACTCCGACATTCTCGAGGCTGCGCTCGTGCCGAACCACGCCACCCGCGAACCAGACGGACCGGGGCTGTCCGAGGTAAGCGCGGCCATCGACACGGTCATGGCGACCGGCAAGGTTGGCGCGTTTGCGGTTGTTTCGGTGTACGGCGCCGGTCCCGGTAGCGACATCAGCGTCGCATCGGGAACAGCGCTCATTCGCGCTGGATTGGAAGCCTGGGCGCGACATGGGACGGTGTAGACCGCACCGTTCATTCGAACGCCCGGTTCGCAGGCGCAACGATGCACAACCTGCACGGCAGTCGTGGACGCTAACCGCGCCTTGGACTTAGCTGAACGTGGACGAACGCCCACACTTGTGGAGTGGTTGGCTGAGCCTGTCGAAGCCAACGCCAATGACAAGACGGTCAACGTGTCCTGCACCCTGCGCGCCCTTATCCACGATACAATCCTTCGTGGAGGCGCGTATGCACTCACCATTTCCGGGCACGGACCCGTATCTGAAGTCAATGGCGATCTGGCCCGACGTTCACGCCGGGCTGATTGCTGCCATGAGCCGGCAATTTCAGCCCTGTCTCAGCCCACGATATGTGGCGGTCATTGTGCCCTACACGGCGTTTTGAGATCATCGACAACAATCTTTCCCGGTTTCTCGTTTCCGATAGCACTATCATCGAGCGTGATCAACAGCGTAGCGTGACCGCTGCAACTGTGGCGCCGGCGCCAGTGGTTGGAGCGCTGGAAGTTGAGGTTGAAACACGCTACAATCGCCTTGAAGTGCGCACCGTCGGCGACGAAACGGCTGCGCTGGCGAGTGAATTGCTCTCGCCGGCGAACAAGCGCTCAGGCGCCGATGCTGCCGACGAAGCCTGACGTACTGAACGCCTTGCCGCTGCTGGTCTGCGGTAAAGTATGGCGGCGCCCTATGGCAGTCACATCCCGTCTCTACGCCGGTGAAGATGATTACGCGCGGATGCGCCAGTTGCTGGCGGAAATCGAGGCGCTCGAAGGTCCGCTCGTCTACTGCCACGTCGGCGACCTGGACTGGTGGCGCTTCACCGATGAGGACACCCACGCGCTGGCAACGCGCATCCGCCTCTGGTTCGACCATCAGGGTGCGCTGGTGGGGTTTACCTGGCCCAGCGAACATCAGGTCGATCTGCTGGTCCATCCAGCGTACCGTGCCATCGAACCGGCGATGCTCGATTGGGTTGAGCATCTGAGCCGTCTTGACGTTGACGATCCCAAGCCACACGTGTCTGTATGGAGTTATGAGCACGATGCGTACCGCAATAATCTGCTCATGCAGCGCGGATATGTGCGCACAGACCACTTCCTGTCGCTCAGCACACGTGATTTGCATGAACACGTACCGGAGCCGGAAGCGCCGGCCGGCTACACCATCCGCCACGTTCAGGGCGAAGCGGACGTGCACGCGCGCGTCGAAGCGCACCGCGACGCCTTTGCCTCGTCGCGGATGAGTGTTGCCAAATACCGCGCTGCGATCCATGCCCCGACCTATCGCCCCGATCTCGACCTGATTGCGGTTGCGGACGATGGAAGTGTGGCGGCGTTCTGCACCCTGTGGTTCGACTCGATCAACCGCATTGGTGAGATTGAACCGCTCGGTTGCCGGGCTGCCCACCGCCGCCATGGGCTGGCGCGCGCGCTCGTGCTCGAAGGGCTGCGTCGTCTGCAAGGGTACGACGCGCACCTGGCGACCGTGTTCTATGGAAGTGAACCGGAAGACCAACCGGCGCGTCAGTTCTACGCGAGCCTGGGGTTTATCGAACGCGGGCGTATGTATGCGTGGAAGAGGGGTTAGGGGTTAGAAAAACTGTCTCCTTGCTCACGCGCCCCTCGCTCATCCGCTCACCTGGCCGCAACCGTCACGTTTCCTCTCCCAAGACCCTTGAGACGA
This region includes:
- a CDS encoding DUF4058 family protein, with product MHSPFPGTDPYLKSMAIWPDVHAGLIAAMSRQFQPCLSPRYVAVIVPYTAF
- a CDS encoding GNAT family N-acetyltransferase; translated protein: MAVTSRLYAGEDDYARMRQLLAEIEALEGPLVYCHVGDLDWWRFTDEDTHALATRIRLWFDHQGALVGFTWPSEHQVDLLVHPAYRAIEPAMLDWVEHLSRLDVDDPKPHVSVWSYEHDAYRNNLLMQRGYVRTDHFLSLSTRDLHEHVPEPEAPAGYTIRHVQGEADVHARVEAHRDAFASSRMSVAKYRAAIHAPTYRPDLDLIAVADDGSVAAFCTLWFDSINRIGEIEPLGCRAAHRRHGLARALVLEGLRRLQGYDAHLATVFYGSEPEDQPARQFYASLGFIERGRMYAWKRG
- a CDS encoding DUF4058 family protein, which translates into the protein MTAATVAPAPVVGALEVEVETRYNRLEVRTVGDETAALASELLSPANKRSGADAADEA
- a CDS encoding arginase family protein, whose protein sequence is MTPTTTTSTLTMVLPDMVALPHFAHPTINPPVRHPAAVTVIIERDDMKTHPLTALQVIGVRYRGSTPAENDERALDAYAASGVYHAASVPTTISEPRMPATQRRIDEPSNLGWICRAIADDVAAAHARGRAPLIVGGDCTHAVGVVAGLQRSHGPNARIGLVWFDAHGDYNTPRTTLSGMLGGMPVAVCAGLALPQWRDLAGMQAPLPTDRIMLVDARNLDPPEEQLIRATETAIADVNDFAGPLASLAAACDVLYLHVDSDILEAALVPNHATREPDGPGLSEVSAAIDTVMATGKVGAFAVVSVYGAGPGSDISVASGTALIRAGLEAWARHGTV